One Ictalurus furcatus strain D&B chromosome 21, Billie_1.0, whole genome shotgun sequence genomic region harbors:
- the LOC128625051 gene encoding proteoglycan 4-like isoform X2, with protein sequence MEAEDVEPSTVPPPTPLTWAQIVKQKKKQPEEVKEKKEKITESREQKMQAEVNQQLPDKVKKFPTPTPLTGCEIMEAKEAEPSTVPTPTPLTSAQIVKQKKKQPEEVTEKKENITESREQKMQAEVNQQLPDKVKKFPTPTPLTGCEIMEAKEAEPSTVPTPTPLTSAQIVKQKKKQPEEVTEKKENITESREQKMQAEVNQQLPDKVKKFPTPTPLTGCEIMEAKEAEPSTVPTPTPLTSAQIVKQKKKQPEEVTEKKENIMESREQKMQAEVNQQLPDKVKKFPTPTPLTRCEIMEAKEAEPSTVPTPTPLTSAQIVKQKKKQPEEVKEKKEKITESREQKMQAEVNQQLPDKVKKFPTPIPPTGAEIMEAKEAEPSTVPTPTTLTGGEIVDEEEAEPSTPPTPTPLTWAEIVKQNTKQPEEVEEKKEKIKESREQKMQAEVSQQLPDKMKKLPMESHHRKNNKSVELFIRNLDYSLDDKRLYKEFLQFGAVISAKVVMENGCSKGFGFVSYSTSTEAMEAIKGMNGKILGRRLVYVALSKSREEHKPFLTQTEQKTWSSRPTNPRQSKHKDTQRENTFECNNMI encoded by the exons ATGGAGGCAGAGGATGTCGAGCCATCCACAGTCCCACCTCCTACACCTCTCACATGGGCTCAGATtgtgaaacagaaaaagaaacagccTGAGGAGGttaaggagaagaaggagaaaatcACGGAGTCCAGGGAGCAGAAGATGCAGGCTGAAGTCAACCAGCAGCTGCCAGATAAGGTGAAGAAGTTCCCAACTCCTACACCTCTCACAGGGTGTGAGATTATGGAGGCAAAGGAGGCCGAGCCATCCACAGTCCCAACTCCTACACCTCTCACATCGGCTCAGATtgtgaaacagaaaaagaaacagccTGAGGAGGTTAcggagaagaaggagaacatCACGGAGTCCAGGGAGCAGAAGATGCAGGCTGAAGTCAACCAGCAGCTGCCAGATAAGGTGAAGAAGTTCCCAACTCCTACACCTCTCACAGGGTGTGAGATTATGGAGGCAAAGGAGGCCGAGCCATCCACAGTCCCAACTCCTACACCTCTCACATCGGCTCAGATtgtgaaacagaaaaagaaacagccTGAAGAGGTTAcggagaagaaggagaacatCACGGAGTCCAGGGAGCAGAAGATGCAGGCTGAAGTCAACCAGCAGCTGCCAGATAAGGTGAAGAAGTTCCCAACTCCTACACCTCTCACAGGGTGTGAGATTATGGAGGCAAAGGAGGCCGAGCCATCCACAGTCCCAACTCCTACACCTCTCACATCGGCTCAGATtgtgaaacagaaaaagaaacagccTGAGGAGGTTAcggagaagaaggagaacatCATGGAGTCCAGGGAGCAGAAGATGCAGGCTGAAGTCAACCAGCAGCTGCCAGATAAGGTGAAGAAGTTCCCAACTCCTACACCTCTCACACGGTGTGAGATTATGGAGGCAAAGGAGGCCGAGCCATCCACAGTCCCAACTCCTACACCTCTCACATCGGCTCAGATtgtgaaacagaaaaagaaacagccTGAGGAGGttaaggagaagaaggagaaaatcACGGAGTCCAGGGAGCAGAAGATGCAGGCTGAAGTCAACCAGCAGCTGCCAGATAAGGTGAAGAAGTTCCCAACTCCTATACCACCCACAGGGGCTGAGATTATGGAGGCAAAGGAGGCCGAGCCATCCACAGTCCCAACTCCTACAACTCTTACAGGGGGTGAAATTGTAGATGAAGAGGAGGCTGAGCCATCCACACCCCCAACTCCTACACCTCTCACATGGGCTGAGATTGTAAAACAGAATACGAAACAGCCTGAGGAGGttgaggagaagaaggagaaaattAAGGAGTCCAGGGAGCAGAAGATGCAGGCTGAAGTCAGCCAGCAGCTGCCAGATAAAATGAAGAAGCTCCCTATGGAGTCTCACCACAGGAAGAACAACAAG AGTGTCGAACTGTTCATAAGGAATCTGGACTACAGCCTGGACGACAAGCGCCTATACAAAGAGTTCCTCCAATTCGGAGCCGTCATCAGTGCAAAG GTGGTGATGGAGAACGGCTGCTCAAAAGGATTTGGCTTCGTTAGCTATTCGACAAGTACAGAAGCCATGGAGGCCATTAAAGGAATGAATGGCAAGATCTTGGGCAGAAGGTTGGTGTATGTAGCTCTGTCTAAGAGCAGAGAGGAACACAAGCCTTTCCTCACCCAGACAGAGCAGAAGACATGGAGCAGCCGGCCTACCAACCCCCGGCAGAGTAAACACaaggacacacagagagagaatactTTTGAATGCAATAATATGATCTAG
- the LOC128625051 gene encoding proteoglycan 4-like isoform X1, which yields MEAEDVEPSTVPPPTPLTWAQIVKQKKKQPEEVKEKKEKITESREQKMQAEVNQQLPDKVKKFPTPTPLTGCEIMEAKEAEPSTVPTPTPLTSAQIVKQKKKQPEEVTEKKENITESREQKMQAEVNQQLPDKVKKFPTPTPLTGCEIMEAKEAEPSTVPTPTPLTSAQIVKQKKKQPEEVTEKKENITESREQKMQAEVNQQLPDKVKKFPTPTPLTGCEIMEAKEAEPSTVPTPTPLTSAQIVKQKKKQPEEVTEKKENIMESREQKMQAEVNQQLPDKVKKFPTPTPLTRCEIMEAKEAEPSTVPTPTPLTSAQIVKQKKKQPEEVKEKKEKITESREQKMQAEVNQQLPDKVKKFPTPIPPTGAEIMEAKEAEPSTVPTPTTLTGGEIVDEEEAEPSTPPTPTPLTWAEIVKQNTKQPEEVEEKKEKIKESREQKMQAEVSQQLPDKMKKLPMESHHRKNNKSVELFIRNLDYSLDDKRLYKEFLQFGAVISAKVVMENGCSKGFGFVSYSTSTEAMEAIKGMNGKILGRRLVYVALSKSREEHKPFLTQTEQKTWSSRPTNPRQSCPSVTLTRQERKEVQDE from the exons ATGGAGGCAGAGGATGTCGAGCCATCCACAGTCCCACCTCCTACACCTCTCACATGGGCTCAGATtgtgaaacagaaaaagaaacagccTGAGGAGGttaaggagaagaaggagaaaatcACGGAGTCCAGGGAGCAGAAGATGCAGGCTGAAGTCAACCAGCAGCTGCCAGATAAGGTGAAGAAGTTCCCAACTCCTACACCTCTCACAGGGTGTGAGATTATGGAGGCAAAGGAGGCCGAGCCATCCACAGTCCCAACTCCTACACCTCTCACATCGGCTCAGATtgtgaaacagaaaaagaaacagccTGAGGAGGTTAcggagaagaaggagaacatCACGGAGTCCAGGGAGCAGAAGATGCAGGCTGAAGTCAACCAGCAGCTGCCAGATAAGGTGAAGAAGTTCCCAACTCCTACACCTCTCACAGGGTGTGAGATTATGGAGGCAAAGGAGGCCGAGCCATCCACAGTCCCAACTCCTACACCTCTCACATCGGCTCAGATtgtgaaacagaaaaagaaacagccTGAAGAGGTTAcggagaagaaggagaacatCACGGAGTCCAGGGAGCAGAAGATGCAGGCTGAAGTCAACCAGCAGCTGCCAGATAAGGTGAAGAAGTTCCCAACTCCTACACCTCTCACAGGGTGTGAGATTATGGAGGCAAAGGAGGCCGAGCCATCCACAGTCCCAACTCCTACACCTCTCACATCGGCTCAGATtgtgaaacagaaaaagaaacagccTGAGGAGGTTAcggagaagaaggagaacatCATGGAGTCCAGGGAGCAGAAGATGCAGGCTGAAGTCAACCAGCAGCTGCCAGATAAGGTGAAGAAGTTCCCAACTCCTACACCTCTCACACGGTGTGAGATTATGGAGGCAAAGGAGGCCGAGCCATCCACAGTCCCAACTCCTACACCTCTCACATCGGCTCAGATtgtgaaacagaaaaagaaacagccTGAGGAGGttaaggagaagaaggagaaaatcACGGAGTCCAGGGAGCAGAAGATGCAGGCTGAAGTCAACCAGCAGCTGCCAGATAAGGTGAAGAAGTTCCCAACTCCTATACCACCCACAGGGGCTGAGATTATGGAGGCAAAGGAGGCCGAGCCATCCACAGTCCCAACTCCTACAACTCTTACAGGGGGTGAAATTGTAGATGAAGAGGAGGCTGAGCCATCCACACCCCCAACTCCTACACCTCTCACATGGGCTGAGATTGTAAAACAGAATACGAAACAGCCTGAGGAGGttgaggagaagaaggagaaaattAAGGAGTCCAGGGAGCAGAAGATGCAGGCTGAAGTCAGCCAGCAGCTGCCAGATAAAATGAAGAAGCTCCCTATGGAGTCTCACCACAGGAAGAACAACAAG AGTGTCGAACTGTTCATAAGGAATCTGGACTACAGCCTGGACGACAAGCGCCTATACAAAGAGTTCCTCCAATTCGGAGCCGTCATCAGTGCAAAG GTGGTGATGGAGAACGGCTGCTCAAAAGGATTTGGCTTCGTTAGCTATTCGACAAGTACAGAAGCCATGGAGGCCATTAAAGGAATGAATGGCAAGATCTTGGGCAGAAGGTTGGTGTATGTAGCTCTGTCTAAGAGCAGAGAGGAACACAAGCCTTTCCTCACCCAGACAGAGCAGAAGACATGGAGCAGCCGGCCTACCAACCCCCGGCAGA GTTGTCCCTCTGTCACATTGACCCGCCAGGAACGTAAAGAAGTacaagatgaataa